A DNA window from Cobetia marina contains the following coding sequences:
- the cydD gene encoding thiol reductant ABC exporter subunit CydD — MSRTTASSDVASPLHADASSSEFVPRRWLETLARAGGHWPNIAIGCALLSTLVLLAQAWSIARLAQGVAIERESLMTLWPAIAVLAASLSLRGALGGLRSYAGTRASQQIRRRLRERLLQRFAELGPLWVHRQHRASLANRVWDQVESLHGYYADFRPQTRLAGLIPLLLLAVVFPLNWAAGLILAITAPLVPIFMILVGIAARKRSREQFQEMDRMGRHFMDLLTGLKTLKLFGSARRGAQVEAVSHAFRKRTMRVLRLAFLSSTVLEFFTAVSIALLAVYLGFHFLGHLQFGTWDEAPLTLQTALFILVLAPEFYQPLRELGVHYHAKAEAEAAALDLAPIVGATPFSRQQTPDDVNTTPPRSATRPITFSALRLQDVSVRHAGQLPDTPPALGPLSLQIAAGERIAITGSSGAGKSTLLNLLLGFVEVADGMLSLNGHPLTQGLPAGTATWVGQETVVLSGTLADNLRLAKPQASDDELEAALAKADLSTWHASLPHGLATPLGEGGQPLSGGQARRLSLARAFLHDAPLVLLDEPTASLDAESEARVIRALQRLGEGRTLLLLTHRPELLPLCQRLIRLEGGRLVEDRHLQATSPRGDA; from the coding sequence ATGTCCCGAACCACCGCCTCGTCTGATGTTGCCTCCCCCCTTCACGCCGACGCCTCGTCGTCTGAGTTCGTGCCACGCCGCTGGCTGGAGACCCTGGCCCGAGCTGGCGGCCACTGGCCGAACATCGCCATCGGCTGCGCCCTGCTCTCGACCCTGGTGCTGCTGGCACAGGCGTGGAGCATCGCGCGCCTCGCCCAGGGCGTGGCGATCGAGCGCGAGTCGCTCATGACACTGTGGCCGGCCATCGCGGTACTCGCCGCCAGCCTCTCGCTGCGAGGCGCGCTTGGCGGGCTGCGCAGCTACGCTGGCACCCGTGCCAGTCAGCAGATCCGTCGCCGCCTGCGAGAGCGTCTATTGCAGCGCTTCGCCGAACTCGGCCCACTGTGGGTGCATCGCCAGCACCGCGCCAGTCTCGCCAACCGTGTCTGGGACCAGGTCGAGTCGCTGCATGGCTATTACGCCGATTTTCGCCCCCAGACTCGCCTGGCCGGGCTCATCCCGTTGCTGCTGCTGGCAGTCGTCTTTCCGCTCAACTGGGCGGCGGGCCTGATTCTGGCGATCACCGCCCCGCTGGTACCCATCTTCATGATTCTGGTCGGGATCGCGGCGCGCAAGCGCTCCCGCGAGCAATTCCAGGAGATGGACCGCATGGGGCGCCACTTCATGGACCTGCTCACCGGCCTGAAGACGCTCAAGCTGTTCGGCAGCGCCAGACGCGGCGCCCAGGTCGAGGCCGTCAGTCACGCCTTTCGCAAGCGCACCATGCGCGTGCTGCGCCTCGCCTTCCTGTCCTCCACGGTGCTGGAATTCTTTACCGCCGTGTCCATCGCGCTGCTGGCGGTCTATCTCGGCTTTCACTTCCTCGGTCATCTGCAGTTCGGCACCTGGGACGAGGCACCGCTGACGCTGCAGACCGCCCTGTTCATTCTGGTGCTGGCGCCCGAGTTCTATCAGCCGCTGCGCGAGCTGGGCGTGCATTATCACGCCAAGGCCGAGGCCGAAGCGGCCGCGCTCGACCTGGCGCCGATCGTCGGTGCCACCCCCTTCTCCCGTCAGCAGACGCCTGACGACGTGAACACCACGCCGCCTCGCAGCGCGACCCGCCCCATCACCTTCAGCGCCCTGAGATTGCAGGACGTGAGCGTGCGCCATGCCGGCCAGCTCCCGGACACGCCCCCCGCGCTGGGCCCGCTGTCACTGCAGATCGCCGCCGGTGAACGAATCGCCATCACCGGCTCTTCGGGGGCAGGCAAGTCGACACTGCTCAACCTGCTGCTGGGCTTCGTCGAGGTCGCCGACGGCATGCTGTCTCTGAATGGACATCCCTTGACCCAGGGCCTCCCGGCCGGCACGGCCACCTGGGTGGGCCAGGAAACGGTGGTCCTGTCCGGCACGCTGGCCGACAACCTGCGACTGGCGAAGCCTCAGGCCAGCGACGACGAACTCGAGGCCGCGCTGGCCAAGGCCGACCTGTCCACATGGCACGCCAGCCTGCCCCACGGACTCGCGACACCGCTTGGCGAGGGCGGTCAGCCACTGTCCGGTGGGCAGGCACGCCGCCTGTCGCTGGCGCGCGCCTTCCTGCATGATGCGCCGCTGGTGCTGCTGGACGAACCCACCGCCAGTCTGGATGCCGAGAGCGAGGCACGTGTGATCCGGGCACTGCAACGCCTCGGCGAAGGCCGCACCCTGCTGCTGCTCACACATCGTCCCGAACTGCTGCCACTCTGCCAGCGGCTGATCCGTCTCGAAGGCGGCCGCCTGGTGGAAGATCGGCACCTGCAGGCCACCAGCCCGCGAGGTGATGCATGA
- the cydC gene encoding thiol reductant ABC exporter subunit CydC, producing the protein MTPPDVPPTARPPSLGELSPYLALMREHRGWLGVGALLALITLLAATGLLALSGWFLSATAVAGVSVAATQAFNFFTPAAGVRGLALARTAGRYGERVTTHEGTLRLLASLRRRLFDAIEPLSPAALQRAGQGELMTRLGADIDALDSLYVRVLIPSLVAVCAILAAGTLIGVFAPTLALITVLGLALTGGLVPWLAWHLGSRDAMRHQASASHLRARLLERLQGLGELVIYGRWQAELASLAEQQAERDRIERSQARRQALATWLSHTLLGLTLAGVALLGVMQMAPQTQTAVGDVTAHAGELLDGRLLALFLLAILGAFEALAPLPLAWQGLGRCLSAAARLNQVQADTPAPQFPEDSAAATPVGHELVIHDLNVAHGDTQVLEQLSLSLAAGEHLALLGPSGSGKSTLLEVLSRFHAPHSGSIHLGGVALESLDEATLRASFAVCPQDTHLFCASYADNLRLAAPEASDATLIHMLESLGLGEWLARQPQGLAGFPDEGGRSLSGGQLRRFGVARALLSPAPIVLLDEPCEGLDRESAERVISAILTACRGRSLIMITHQPLGLERFARLALLEEGRLKEDATPTTLQADSRLARLMARTTNQA; encoded by the coding sequence ATGACACCCCCTGACGTCCCCCCGACCGCCCGGCCACCATCGCTTGGCGAACTGAGTCCCTACCTGGCGTTGATGCGCGAGCACCGGGGCTGGCTGGGTGTCGGCGCCCTGCTGGCGCTGATCACCCTGCTGGCAGCCACCGGGCTGCTGGCGCTGTCGGGATGGTTTCTTTCCGCGACTGCCGTAGCCGGCGTGAGCGTCGCGGCCACCCAGGCCTTCAACTTCTTCACTCCCGCAGCTGGCGTGCGCGGACTGGCACTGGCGCGCACCGCCGGACGCTATGGCGAGCGCGTCACCACCCACGAAGGCACGCTGCGCCTGCTGGCCAGCCTGCGTCGTCGTCTGTTCGACGCCATCGAACCCCTCTCCCCCGCCGCTCTGCAGCGTGCCGGGCAGGGCGAGCTGATGACGCGTCTGGGCGCGGATATCGATGCTCTCGACAGCCTCTATGTGCGCGTGCTGATTCCGTCACTGGTGGCGGTGTGTGCCATCCTCGCCGCCGGTACGCTGATCGGTGTCTTCGCGCCGACATTGGCGCTGATCACCGTGCTGGGGCTGGCGCTGACTGGGGGGCTGGTGCCGTGGCTGGCCTGGCATCTTGGCAGCCGCGATGCCATGCGCCATCAGGCCTCCGCCAGTCACCTGCGTGCCCGTCTGCTGGAGCGCCTGCAGGGCCTGGGCGAGCTGGTCATCTACGGACGCTGGCAGGCAGAGCTTGCCAGCCTGGCGGAGCAACAGGCCGAGCGTGATCGCATCGAGCGCTCCCAGGCGCGTCGTCAGGCGCTGGCCACCTGGCTGAGCCATACGCTGCTGGGGCTGACGCTGGCAGGGGTCGCCCTGCTCGGCGTCATGCAGATGGCGCCTCAGACGCAGACGGCTGTCGGTGACGTGACCGCCCATGCCGGCGAGCTGCTCGACGGCCGCCTGCTGGCGCTGTTTCTGCTGGCGATCCTCGGTGCCTTCGAAGCCCTCGCCCCCCTGCCGCTGGCCTGGCAGGGGCTGGGCCGCTGCCTGTCGGCGGCCGCGCGCCTCAACCAGGTACAGGCCGATACCCCGGCGCCACAGTTTCCGGAGGACTCCGCCGCCGCCACGCCTGTCGGGCATGAACTGGTGATCCATGACCTGAATGTCGCGCATGGCGACACTCAGGTGCTCGAGCAGCTGTCGCTGAGCCTGGCAGCGGGCGAGCATCTGGCCTTGCTTGGCCCCTCCGGCAGCGGCAAGAGCACCCTGCTGGAAGTGCTCAGCCGCTTCCATGCCCCCCATTCCGGCAGCATTCATCTGGGCGGTGTGGCGCTTGAGTCGCTCGACGAGGCCACACTGCGCGCAAGCTTCGCCGTCTGTCCGCAGGACACGCATCTGTTCTGCGCAAGCTACGCTGACAATCTGCGCCTGGCCGCGCCTGAGGCCAGTGATGCGACACTCATCCACATGCTGGAAAGCCTGGGGCTTGGCGAGTGGCTGGCCAGACAGCCGCAGGGGTTGGCCGGTTTCCCGGACGAGGGGGGCCGTTCACTGTCCGGAGGCCAGCTGCGTCGCTTCGGCGTGGCACGGGCGCTGCTCTCGCCCGCCCCGATCGTGCTGCTCGACGAGCCCTGTGAAGGCCTGGATCGCGAGAGTGCCGAGCGGGTGATCAGCGCGATTCTCACGGCCTGCCGGGGACGCAGCCTGATCATGATCACCCATCAGCCGCTGGGGCTTGAGCGCTTTGCGCGTCTGGCACTGCTGGAAGAAGGGAGACTCAAGGAAGATGCCACGCCGACCACACTGCAGGCCGACTCGCGGCTGGCACGCCTGATGGCGCGCACCACGAATCAGGCCTGA
- a CDS encoding Rossmann-fold NAD(P)-binding domain-containing protein: MTESTLKDQPLAADTFARLPQGFTALVTGAGGGIGRAMLEELLAHERCSRVLAVSRDVSRLPAHPALASLQADLTTDEGMARLADWLREQLDDTGQEENKEKHEENEPRPGQPPALILNTMGLLHEEAFEQHAALWPEKRLEDLDMAALTRLHQVNAFVPALLLGMLAPRLRRRTPLIFASLSARVGSISDNRSGGWYAYRASKASHNMLLKTAAIEIARRNPEAVLVALHPGTTDTGLSAPFQARVPEHKLFTPGYVARRLLRVAGELSPEDSGGFRDWAGEPIDW, encoded by the coding sequence ATGACGGAATCCACACTCAAGGATCAACCACTGGCCGCTGACACCTTTGCACGCCTCCCACAGGGCTTCACCGCTCTGGTGACGGGTGCCGGGGGCGGTATCGGACGCGCGATGCTCGAAGAGCTGCTCGCCCACGAACGCTGCAGCCGGGTGCTGGCGGTCAGCCGTGACGTCTCGCGTCTGCCGGCACATCCCGCACTTGCCTCACTGCAGGCTGACCTGACCACCGACGAGGGCATGGCGCGGCTGGCAGACTGGCTCCGCGAGCAACTGGATGACACGGGACAGGAGGAGAACAAGGAGAAGCACGAGGAGAACGAGCCCAGGCCAGGTCAACCACCGGCACTGATCCTCAACACCATGGGGCTGCTGCATGAGGAAGCCTTTGAGCAGCACGCGGCACTGTGGCCCGAGAAACGTCTCGAGGATCTCGACATGGCCGCGCTGACGCGCCTGCATCAGGTCAATGCCTTCGTCCCGGCCCTGTTGCTGGGGATGCTCGCGCCACGCCTGCGCCGGCGCACGCCGCTGATCTTCGCCTCGCTCTCGGCGCGGGTCGGCTCGATCAGCGACAACCGCAGTGGCGGCTGGTATGCCTACCGTGCCAGCAAGGCCAGTCACAACATGCTGCTGAAGACCGCCGCCATCGAGATCGCGCGCCGCAATCCCGAGGCTGTGTTGGTCGCGCTGCATCCGGGCACCACCGATACCGGGCTTTCGGCCCCCTTTCAGGCGCGGGTCCCCGAGCACAAGCTGTTCACGCCAGGCTACGTGGCGCGTCGCCTGCTGCGGGTGGCGGGTGAGCTGTCGCCAGAGGACAGCGGCGGCTTCCGTGACTGGGCCGGCGAGCCGATCGACTGGTGA
- a CDS encoding LysR family transcriptional regulator produces the protein MATLDALRVFVEVVRAASFTAAARRLGISKSLASKRVAALEEQLGVSLINRSTRKLHLTEAGRIYYEHGLRIREELESAEARVQSVTSQPMGQLKVSAQVSFGFMYLAAPTTAFMRRYPDVSVEILLEDQRFEPIDESVDLAIRMGPLPDSSMVSRPLCKVVYGLYAAPDYLARVNAPPVQPQDIRAFDTIFYGNYDLGAHWRFTLNGQPFDVEPESRLVINNLLGVVEAAKAGFGLAYLPTFSARAAVESGELVPLLQPYWNEHGSMVVLFRSRKYLPDKTRAYLDFITEWFQEHLQL, from the coding sequence ATGGCGACGCTTGATGCTCTGCGGGTCTTCGTCGAGGTGGTACGAGCGGCGAGCTTCACGGCAGCCGCGAGACGCCTGGGAATTTCCAAGTCGCTGGCGTCCAAGCGCGTGGCGGCACTGGAGGAGCAGCTGGGGGTGAGTCTGATCAATCGCTCGACCCGCAAGTTGCACCTCACCGAGGCGGGGCGCATCTATTACGAGCACGGGCTGCGCATCCGCGAGGAGCTGGAATCCGCCGAGGCGCGGGTGCAGTCCGTCACCTCCCAGCCGATGGGCCAGCTCAAGGTCTCGGCGCAGGTGTCGTTCGGCTTCATGTATCTGGCCGCCCCGACCACCGCCTTCATGCGCCGTTATCCGGACGTCAGCGTCGAGATCCTGCTGGAGGATCAGCGCTTCGAGCCCATCGATGAGTCGGTGGATCTGGCGATTCGCATGGGACCGTTGCCGGATTCCTCGATGGTCTCGCGGCCTCTGTGCAAGGTGGTCTATGGCCTGTATGCGGCACCGGATTATCTGGCGCGCGTCAATGCCCCGCCGGTGCAGCCGCAGGACATCCGCGCCTTCGATACCATCTTCTACGGCAATTATGACCTGGGCGCTCACTGGCGCTTCACGCTCAACGGGCAGCCCTTCGATGTGGAGCCGGAGTCGCGGCTGGTGATCAACAATCTGCTCGGCGTGGTGGAGGCGGCCAAGGCCGGTTTCGGTCTCGCCTATCTGCCGACCTTCTCGGCCCGCGCAGCAGTGGAAAGCGGTGAACTGGTGCCATTGTTGCAGCCCTACTGGAACGAGCATGGCTCGATGGTGGTGCTGTTTCGCTCGCGCAAGTACCTGCCCGACAAGACGCGTGCCTATCTGGACTTCATCACCGAATGGTTTCAGGAGCACCTGCAGCTCTGA
- the corA gene encoding magnesium/cobalt transporter CorA, with protein MITLYRLHEDGRLRGEQIVLPDMSDGEAPQLADSHEQASALHAERLASDELAPPVLVRGDVLWIDLCQPDEAEQRWVSEQFSVELPKIEELEEIESSSRFYLAGDGIHVVSLFPHRRGREPQTANVAFHLHGRQLISMRHEEIGLLRLFRNHLRRQRLSPQDGWDVLLALLAMKVDYLADEIEDIYRALEVLGKQAVHPESLEDTLHGILLQERYNDKVRQALLDSQRLLRQLTRHLPAEPHHKARRQEIRDMLRDVDSLNPHTTFIFEKVNFLLDASIGFTNLDQSRIIKIFSVAAVVFMPPTLIASIYGMNFHWMPELDKDWGYPFALCLMGASALSTYLFFKWKKWL; from the coding sequence ATGATTACCCTCTATCGCCTTCATGAAGACGGGCGCCTGCGTGGCGAGCAGATCGTGCTGCCCGACATGTCCGACGGCGAGGCGCCGCAGCTCGCCGACAGCCATGAGCAGGCCAGCGCCCTGCATGCCGAGCGGCTGGCCAGTGATGAGCTGGCACCTCCGGTACTGGTGCGTGGCGATGTGCTGTGGATCGACCTCTGCCAGCCCGATGAGGCCGAGCAGCGCTGGGTGAGCGAGCAGTTCAGCGTGGAGCTGCCGAAGATCGAGGAGCTCGAGGAGATCGAGTCGTCCTCGCGATTCTATCTGGCCGGCGATGGCATCCATGTCGTCTCGCTGTTTCCCCATCGCAGGGGGCGCGAACCGCAGACCGCCAACGTCGCCTTCCATCTGCACGGGCGGCAGCTGATCAGCATGCGTCACGAGGAGATCGGGCTGTTGCGGCTGTTCCGCAATCATCTGCGTCGCCAGCGCCTGAGTCCCCAGGATGGCTGGGACGTGCTGCTGGCATTGCTGGCGATGAAGGTCGATTACCTGGCCGATGAGATCGAGGACATCTATCGCGCGCTGGAGGTACTGGGCAAGCAGGCGGTGCACCCTGAATCGCTGGAGGACACCCTGCATGGCATCCTGCTGCAGGAGCGCTACAACGACAAGGTGCGCCAGGCCCTGCTGGACAGTCAGCGGCTGTTGCGTCAGCTGACGCGCCATCTGCCCGCCGAGCCGCATCACAAGGCTCGGCGTCAGGAAATTCGCGACATGCTGCGCGATGTGGATTCGCTCAATCCGCACACCACCTTCATCTTCGAGAAGGTCAACTTCCTGCTGGATGCCTCGATCGGTTTCACCAACCTCGACCAGAGCCGCATCATCAAGATCTTCTCGGTCGCGGCAGTGGTGTTCATGCCACCGACCCTGATCGCCAGCATCTACGGCATGAACTTCCACTGGATGCCGGAGCTGGACAAGGACTGGGGCTATCCCTTCGCGCTGTGCCTGATGGGGGCATCGGCTCTCTCGACCTACCTGTTCTTCAAGTGGAAGAAGTGGTTGTAA
- a CDS encoding carboxymuconolactone decarboxylase family protein: protein MTDFTLHTADTAPQDSKPLLDKSVKAFGMVPGLHAVMAEAPGLLEGYQVLHQLFLDSSFNDEETTVVWQTINVEHNCHYCVPAHTGIAKAMKVDDAITEALRNETPLPTERLEALRTFTLAVVRERGFVDDATVQTFLDAGYTKRNVLEVVLGLSQKVMSNYTNHLAETPIDEPFKKFEWHKQG, encoded by the coding sequence ATGACCGATTTCACGCTGCACACTGCCGATACCGCCCCGCAGGACAGCAAGCCGCTGCTCGACAAGTCCGTCAAGGCCTTCGGCATGGTGCCGGGTCTGCACGCGGTGATGGCAGAGGCGCCGGGCCTGCTGGAAGGCTATCAGGTGCTGCACCAGCTGTTCCTCGACAGCAGCTTCAATGATGAAGAGACCACCGTGGTGTGGCAGACCATCAATGTCGAGCACAACTGTCACTATTGCGTGCCGGCACACACCGGTATCGCCAAGGCGATGAAGGTGGATGACGCCATCACCGAGGCGCTGCGCAACGAGACGCCGCTGCCGACCGAGCGCCTGGAAGCCCTGCGCACCTTCACGCTGGCCGTGGTGCGTGAGCGTGGTTTCGTCGATGACGCTACCGTGCAGACCTTCCTCGATGCCGGCTACACCAAGCGCAACGTGCTGGAAGTGGTTCTTGGCCTGTCCCAGAAGGTGATGAGCAACTACACCAATCACCTGGCCGAGACGCCGATCGACGAGCCGTTCAAGAAGTTTGAATGGCACAAGCAAGGCTGA
- a CDS encoding TetR/AcrR family transcriptional regulator, with translation MPRATLHNRQDSLDRALNLFWQKGFHATSLKDIERALDMRPGSIYATFGSKDGLFQEALECYSARSLREMESLMASHDSPLTALAAYIRKLGGLRDSEVPSRACMLAKSLLELGEREQAARDKVETLLAGMEARFRQAFADARDAGELVDPERPAHQPERLGRRLQAEVMGLRAYAQREGESDAVRQLAEDIAQDIEALKVNNTH, from the coding sequence ATGCCACGCGCGACCTTGCACAACCGCCAGGACTCCCTCGACCGGGCGCTGAATCTCTTCTGGCAGAAGGGCTTTCATGCCACTTCGCTGAAGGACATCGAGCGCGCGCTCGACATGCGTCCCGGCAGCATCTACGCCACCTTCGGCAGCAAGGATGGCCTCTTCCAGGAAGCGCTGGAGTGCTACTCCGCGCGCAGCCTGCGCGAGATGGAAAGCCTGATGGCCAGCCACGACTCGCCCTTGACCGCCCTCGCCGCCTACATCCGCAAGCTCGGCGGACTGCGTGACAGCGAAGTCCCGTCACGCGCCTGCATGCTGGCCAAGAGCCTGCTGGAACTCGGTGAGCGCGAACAGGCCGCCCGCGACAAGGTCGAGACACTGCTCGCCGGCATGGAAGCCCGCTTCCGCCAGGCCTTCGCGGACGCCCGCGACGCCGGTGAACTCGTCGACCCCGAGCGCCCCGCGCACCAACCGGAACGTCTCGGTCGCCGCCTGCAGGCCGAAGTCATGGGCCTGCGCGCCTACGCCCAGCGTGAAGGCGAAAGCGACGCCGTCCGCCAGCTCGCCGAAGACATCGCCCAGGATATCGAGGCGCTGAAGGTCAACAACACGCATTGA
- the dusA gene encoding tRNA dihydrouridine(20/20a) synthase DusA: MTPIDRTFSVAPMMEWTTRDYRAFARVLSRRTLLYTEMVTTGALLFNPDRERFLGHDETEHPLALQLGGSDPQALAECAAIAESWGYDEVNLNVGCPSDRVQNNMIGACLMGHPELVAKCVAAMQAQVKIPVTVKCRIGIDDQDEDADLERFISTVADAGCDTFSVHARKAWLQGLSPKENRDVPPLNYGRVHRLKQAHPSLHIGINGGLKQMDELHEQLEHVDSVMVGREAYHNPWLLATVDSELYGEAENPHTSRHDALRAFRPYIEKRLAEGVRLNHISRHLLGLFQGQPGGRQFRRHVSENAHKPGAGIEVIDDAMARVPEHRPETQVEQA; encoded by the coding sequence ATGACACCGATTGACCGCACCTTTTCCGTTGCGCCGATGATGGAATGGACGACCCGTGACTACCGCGCCTTCGCGCGCGTGTTGAGCCGGCGTACGCTGCTGTACACGGAGATGGTGACCACCGGGGCATTGCTGTTCAATCCGGACCGCGAGCGCTTCCTCGGTCACGACGAGACGGAGCATCCGCTGGCGTTGCAGCTGGGCGGCAGCGACCCTCAGGCGCTGGCCGAGTGTGCGGCGATCGCCGAGAGCTGGGGCTACGACGAGGTGAACCTGAATGTCGGCTGCCCGAGCGATCGCGTGCAGAACAACATGATCGGTGCCTGCCTGATGGGGCATCCGGAGCTGGTGGCCAAATGCGTGGCGGCGATGCAGGCGCAGGTGAAGATTCCGGTGACGGTGAAGTGCCGCATCGGGATCGATGATCAGGATGAGGACGCCGATCTCGAGCGCTTCATCAGCACCGTGGCCGACGCCGGCTGCGACACATTCAGCGTGCATGCACGCAAGGCGTGGCTGCAGGGCCTGTCGCCGAAGGAGAACCGCGATGTGCCGCCGCTGAACTACGGCCGCGTGCACCGTCTCAAGCAGGCGCACCCGTCCTTGCATATCGGCATCAACGGCGGTCTCAAGCAGATGGATGAGCTGCACGAGCAGCTGGAGCATGTCGACAGCGTGATGGTCGGCCGTGAGGCGTACCACAACCCCTGGTTGCTGGCGACGGTGGACAGCGAGCTGTACGGCGAGGCCGAGAACCCGCACACCAGCCGCCACGATGCGCTGCGTGCCTTCCGCCCCTACATCGAGAAGCGTCTCGCCGAGGGCGTGCGCCTCAATCACATCAGCCGCCATCTGCTGGGGCTGTTCCAGGGCCAGCCGGGCGGACGCCAGTTCCGCCGCCATGTCTCCGAGAACGCCCACAAGCCGGGCGCGGGCATCGAGGTGATCGATGACGCCATGGCCCGCGTGCCGGAGCACCGGCCCGAGACACAGGTCGAACAGGCCTGA